A part of Nocardioides sp. WS12 genomic DNA contains:
- a CDS encoding NAD(P)/FAD-dependent oxidoreductase, whose protein sequence is MATSENVECDVVIVGAGPTGLFATYYAGFRGLRVALIDSLPELGGQITAMYPEKAILDVAGFPNVKGRDLVDGLVAQALTADPIQLLGRTALELVTDEETGVRLTLDDGTVVHAKALIITAGIGKFSPRPLPAAEGWIGRGVEFFVPSFAPYADKDVVIVGGGDSAFDWALHLEPIARSVTLVHRRDAFRAHERTVEQVRASSTQFVTKAEVTALRDAAGGADGELAEVEIAVDGVAEIRPAQAVVAALGFVADLGPLQQWGLETHRRHIVVNAAMRTSLPRVFAAGDITEYDGKVRLIAVGFGEAATAVNNAAVVIDPSAHVFPGHSSEGS, encoded by the coding sequence GTGGCCACCTCTGAGAACGTCGAGTGCGACGTCGTCATCGTCGGCGCCGGCCCCACGGGGCTGTTCGCGACCTACTACGCCGGCTTCCGTGGGCTGCGGGTCGCGCTGATCGACTCGCTCCCGGAGCTCGGTGGCCAGATCACCGCGATGTACCCGGAGAAGGCGATCCTGGACGTCGCGGGCTTCCCCAACGTCAAGGGTCGTGACCTCGTGGACGGGCTCGTCGCCCAGGCGCTGACGGCCGACCCGATCCAGTTGCTGGGCCGGACCGCGCTCGAGCTCGTGACCGACGAGGAGACTGGTGTCCGTCTGACCCTCGACGACGGCACCGTTGTGCACGCCAAGGCGCTGATCATCACCGCCGGAATCGGCAAGTTCAGCCCGCGCCCGCTCCCGGCAGCCGAAGGCTGGATCGGGCGAGGTGTCGAGTTCTTCGTGCCCAGCTTTGCGCCGTACGCCGACAAGGACGTCGTCATCGTCGGCGGGGGAGACAGCGCCTTCGACTGGGCTCTGCACCTGGAGCCGATCGCGCGCTCCGTGACGCTGGTGCACCGCCGTGACGCGTTCCGCGCCCACGAACGCACCGTCGAGCAGGTCCGCGCATCGTCGACCCAGTTCGTCACCAAAGCCGAGGTCACTGCGCTCCGCGACGCCGCGGGCGGCGCGGACGGTGAACTTGCCGAGGTCGAGATCGCCGTCGACGGTGTGGCGGAGATCCGGCCGGCGCAGGCCGTCGTCGCGGCCCTGGGCTTCGTCGCCGACCTCGGTCCCCTCCAGCAGTGGGGTCTCGAGACCCACCGACGTCACATCGTGGTCAACGCAGCCATGCGCACGAGCCTGCCGCGGGTGTTCGCCGCCGGCGACATCACCGAGTACGACGGCAAGGTCCGCCTGATCGCCGTGGGCTTCGGTGAGGCAGCCACCGCGGTCAACAACGCCGCCGTCGTCATCGACCCGAGTGCCCACGTGTTCCCGGGCCACTCCTCGGAAGGAAGCTGA
- a CDS encoding pyridoxamine 5'-phosphate oxidase family protein: MSAGRTKVQLTEDEVAGLLGENLKVQVAANGHDGHPHLTTLFYVVREGKIAFWTYGRSQKILNLERDPRVTALVEDGVDYFELRGVSIEGRAEIVRDYETIFDIGSAVATRMLNAESFEALGDFGRETVEKQATKRVGVIIHPDKVASWDHRKMT; encoded by the coding sequence ATGAGCGCTGGACGCACCAAGGTGCAGTTGACCGAGGACGAGGTTGCGGGCCTGCTGGGGGAGAACCTCAAGGTCCAGGTCGCGGCCAATGGCCACGACGGACACCCGCACCTGACCACGCTGTTCTATGTCGTGCGCGAGGGCAAGATCGCGTTCTGGACCTACGGACGCAGCCAGAAGATCCTCAACCTGGAGCGGGACCCGCGGGTGACCGCCCTCGTGGAGGACGGCGTCGACTACTTCGAGCTGCGCGGGGTGTCGATCGAGGGCCGGGCCGAGATCGTGCGCGACTACGAAACGATTTTCGACATCGGCTCTGCCGTGGCGACCCGGATGCTCAACGCGGAGTCGTTCGAGGCGCTCGGAGATTTTGGTCGCGAGACCGTCGAGAAGCAGGCGACCAAGCGGGTGGGCGTGATCATCCACCCCGACAAGGTCGCCTCC